One region of Gaiellales bacterium genomic DNA includes:
- a CDS encoding MauE/DoxX family redox-associated membrane protein, with product MGTVEAPIAPLLGGLFVIVGGAKIVRFRAFREAVGAYRLARPAAVVAVGVPGAELVAGAGLLAGMRAAGWLAAGLLAAFTAALAVELASGAAPPACGCLPGVASRPGPSALLRNAVLGAAAVAAGAGVHIRLGDGFWTATYVALWVAVAGLAALVLALYRQVGVLHLRLGPRGAFEHEGEGLPLGEPAPDGFAGRLVVFTSESCPICAQIVPGLRPLASDHALHVEHARHEDEAGRRLHEWFMVPGTPFAVYVDAEGLVRAKGTVNTLEQLEAVVLTGRARERERVGVRAA from the coding sequence ATGGGGACAGTTGAAGCACCGATCGCCCCGCTTCTGGGCGGGCTGTTCGTCATCGTGGGTGGGGCGAAGATCGTCCGGTTCCGGGCGTTCCGCGAGGCGGTCGGGGCGTATCGCCTGGCGCGGCCGGCCGCCGTCGTGGCGGTCGGCGTTCCGGGCGCCGAGCTGGTCGCCGGCGCCGGGCTGCTGGCCGGCATGCGCGCCGCCGGATGGCTCGCCGCCGGGCTGCTCGCGGCGTTCACGGCGGCGCTGGCGGTGGAGCTGGCGAGCGGCGCGGCCCCGCCGGCGTGCGGCTGCCTTCCCGGCGTCGCCTCGCGCCCCGGCCCGTCGGCGCTGCTGCGCAACGCGGTGCTGGGAGCGGCGGCCGTCGCCGCAGGCGCCGGCGTCCACATCCGTCTCGGCGACGGCTTCTGGACCGCCACCTATGTCGCGCTGTGGGTGGCGGTGGCCGGGCTGGCGGCGCTCGTCCTGGCGCTGTACCGCCAGGTCGGCGTGCTGCATCTGCGGCTGGGGCCGCGGGGGGCCTTCGAGCACGAGGGAGAGGGGCTCCCGCTGGGCGAGCCGGCCCCCGACGGCTTCGCCGGCCGGCTCGTGGTCTTCACCTCCGAGTCCTGCCCCATCTGCGCGCAGATCGTCCCTGGGCTGCGCCCGCTGGCGAGCGACCACGCCTTGCACGTCGAGCACGCACGTCACGAGGACGAGGCGGGGCGGCGGCTGCACGAGTGGTTCATGGTGCCCGGGACGCCGTTCGCGGTGTACGTCGATGCGGAGGGACTGGTGCGCGCGAAGGGGACGGTCAACACCCTCGAGCAGCTCGAGGCCGTCGTCCTGACCGGGCGCGCCCGCGAGCGGGAGCGGGTCGGTGTTCGGGCGGCATGA
- a CDS encoding aminotransferase class III-fold pyridoxal phosphate-dependent enzyme, producing the protein MEATPITPAPGLDDVDYSMTAGEPLPVAVRARGCWIETADGARYLDACGGAMVMLLGHSHPRVVAALEQQSQALNFTYRFSFRNRPMLDLAERIAGRAPGDLEWSFFNSSGSEANESAMHLAVLYHELRGNPAKIEFLSRVTSYHGSTLGALSLSGSRWRAPFESLLHKYAAVPNAESAEQGAAELEAAIQSRGAEHVAAFIVEPVTGSSGAAVDLPPGYLAAVREICDRYDVLLVADEIITAFGRTGRWFGVEHHDAVPDVITFGKGIGGGVVPLSGMVASRAIREVVGSAPHGFSYGHTFSGYPLGCAVGCAVIDAIEEDDLVAEAERKGKLIRRELEQMAVAHPLMAGLRGRGLLQGIELRHPATGDRFQASERVTGRLTGAARERGLMIYPCPTPVLNQHMDAVMLAPPLVIGDDEIAEMLSRLEAAVVEVESAL; encoded by the coding sequence ATGGAAGCCACGCCCATCACGCCGGCCCCCGGGCTCGACGACGTCGACTACTCGATGACGGCCGGTGAGCCGCTGCCGGTCGCCGTGCGGGCCCGCGGCTGCTGGATCGAGACGGCGGACGGCGCCCGCTACCTGGACGCGTGCGGCGGCGCGATGGTCATGCTGCTCGGCCACAGCCATCCGCGGGTGGTGGCGGCGCTCGAGCAGCAGTCCCAGGCACTCAACTTCACGTACCGCTTCTCGTTCCGCAACCGGCCCATGCTGGATCTGGCCGAGCGGATCGCAGGCCGCGCCCCAGGCGATCTGGAATGGTCGTTCTTCAACTCGTCCGGCTCGGAGGCCAACGAGTCGGCGATGCACCTCGCGGTGCTCTATCACGAGCTCCGCGGCAACCCCGCGAAGATCGAGTTCCTCTCGCGCGTGACGTCGTACCACGGCTCCACGCTGGGAGCGCTGTCGCTGTCTGGGTCGCGCTGGCGGGCGCCGTTCGAGTCGCTCCTGCACAAGTACGCCGCCGTGCCGAATGCGGAGTCGGCCGAGCAGGGGGCGGCCGAGCTCGAGGCCGCCATCCAGAGCCGCGGCGCTGAGCATGTCGCCGCGTTCATCGTGGAGCCGGTCACCGGCTCGTCCGGCGCGGCCGTCGACCTGCCGCCCGGCTATCTGGCCGCCGTGCGCGAGATCTGCGACCGCTACGACGTGCTGCTCGTCGCGGACGAGATCATCACCGCGTTCGGCCGCACCGGCAGGTGGTTCGGCGTCGAGCACCACGACGCCGTGCCCGACGTGATCACGTTCGGGAAGGGCATCGGCGGCGGCGTCGTGCCGCTGTCGGGCATGGTCGCGAGCCGAGCGATCCGCGAGGTGGTCGGCAGCGCGCCGCACGGCTTCTCGTACGGTCACACGTTCTCGGGCTATCCGCTCGGCTGCGCCGTGGGCTGCGCCGTGATCGACGCGATCGAGGAGGATGACCTCGTCGCCGAGGCCGAGCGCAAGGGGAAGCTGATCCGCCGCGAGCTGGAGCAGATGGCGGTCGCGCACCCGCTCATGGCCGGCCTGCGCGGGCGGGGCCTGCTGCAGGGCATCGAGCTCCGCCATCCGGCCACCGGGGACCGCTTCCAGGCATCCGAGCGGGTCACCGGCCGGCTGACCGGCGCCGCGCGCGAGCGCGGCCTCATGATCTACCCCTGCCCGACTCCGGTCCTGAACCAGCACATGGACGCGGTCATGCTCGCCCCGCCGCTGGTCATCGGCGACGACGAGATCGCCGAGATGCTGTCGCGGCTCGAGGCGGCGGTCGTCGAGGTGGAATCGGCGCTGTAG
- a CDS encoding thiamine pyrophosphate-binding protein has translation MTVAAQTRVRTGAEALVAALEAHGVEVVFGIPGQHALSLWEALRGSPIRAVVVRHEQAAAFAAVGYARTSGRVGVCITSTGPGAFNAFAGMGEADASSLRVLHITTQVPSDAGERGWMHETAGQTGAFSAVTRHHVRPQTPAALAAAVDEALCAIATRPGPAMIEAMTTVLTAPAEAVEPRVTPLSAPAPDAAAVTRVQEMLAGAQAPLVFAGGGSRLAADRVVALAEALDAPVVTSFNGKGVVPPGHPLHAGSSCEEPSIRRLVSASDACVALGTRFAEEYTCHWAVRFPDALAQVDVDPSRIGRNYPVREGVVADVGLFCDALLAGGVDAGSRDGAAEARAALAGRQSEVAAHGFEAERELMHQLDVALPADALIVADMTIQSYWGVLYLDARRPGGFAYPMSGALGSGIPTALGAVAANPDAPVVVLVGDGGFLMGGHELATAQQNGLNMVVLLVNDSCFGVLKNYQMSAYGHSSSVDLRSPDFEQLAGAYGVAYRRIGSTAEAGAALREALSVRAGGSTLIELQAELAAPPQSI, from the coding sequence ATGACGGTCGCCGCGCAGACCCGCGTCCGCACCGGCGCCGAGGCGCTGGTTGCCGCACTCGAAGCACATGGCGTCGAGGTCGTCTTCGGCATTCCCGGACAGCACGCGCTCAGCCTGTGGGAGGCCCTGCGTGGGTCGCCGATCCGCGCCGTCGTCGTCCGCCACGAGCAGGCGGCGGCGTTTGCGGCGGTCGGCTACGCGCGCACCAGCGGCCGCGTCGGCGTCTGCATCACGAGCACGGGCCCGGGGGCGTTCAACGCCTTCGCCGGCATGGGGGAGGCCGACGCCTCGAGCCTCCGGGTGCTCCACATCACCACGCAGGTGCCGAGCGACGCCGGCGAGCGCGGCTGGATGCACGAGACGGCCGGTCAGACCGGCGCGTTCTCCGCCGTCACGCGCCACCACGTCCGGCCGCAGACCCCAGCGGCGCTCGCGGCGGCCGTCGACGAGGCGCTCTGCGCGATCGCCACGCGGCCGGGGCCCGCGATGATCGAGGCCATGACGACCGTCCTGACGGCGCCGGCAGAGGCGGTCGAGCCGCGGGTCACGCCGCTCTCGGCCCCGGCGCCCGATGCGGCCGCCGTCACGCGCGTCCAGGAGATGCTCGCCGGCGCGCAGGCGCCGCTCGTGTTCGCGGGCGGCGGCAGCCGGCTCGCGGCCGACCGTGTGGTCGCGCTTGCGGAGGCGCTCGACGCGCCGGTCGTCACGAGCTTCAACGGCAAGGGCGTCGTTCCGCCAGGCCACCCGCTTCACGCCGGGTCGTCCTGCGAGGAGCCGTCGATCCGTCGCCTGGTCTCGGCAAGCGACGCCTGCGTCGCCCTGGGCACCCGCTTCGCCGAGGAGTACACCTGCCACTGGGCCGTCCGCTTCCCGGACGCGCTCGCGCAGGTCGACGTCGACCCCTCCCGCATCGGCCGGAACTACCCCGTCCGCGAGGGGGTGGTCGCCGACGTCGGCCTCTTCTGCGACGCGCTGCTGGCCGGCGGCGTCGACGCCGGGAGCCGGGACGGGGCCGCCGAGGCCCGCGCCGCGCTCGCCGGCCGCCAGTCCGAGGTGGCGGCGCACGGGTTCGAGGCCGAGCGTGAGCTGATGCACCAGCTGGACGTTGCGCTTCCCGCCGACGCGCTGATCGTCGCCGACATGACGATCCAGTCCTACTGGGGCGTGCTGTACCTGGACGCCCGCCGTCCCGGCGGCTTCGCCTACCCGATGAGCGGTGCGCTCGGATCCGGCATACCCACCGCCCTCGGCGCGGTCGCCGCAAACCCGGACGCGCCGGTGGTCGTCCTGGTCGGCGACGGTGGATTCCTGATGGGCGGCCACGAGCTTGCCACCGCGCAGCAGAACGGTCTCAACATGGTTGTCCTCTTGGTAAACGACAGCTGCTTCGGTGTCCTCAAGAACTACCAGATGTCCGCCTACGGGCACTCGAGCTCGGTCGACCTGCGCTCGCCCGACTTCGAGCAGCTGGCCGGAGCCTACGGCGTGGCCTACCGGCGGATCGGCTCGACGGCCGAGGCCGGGGCCGCGCTGCGAGAGGCGCTCTCCGTTCGTGCCGGCGGCTCCACGCTGATCGAGCTCCAGGCAGAGCTGGCCGCCCCTCCGCAGTCGATCTGA
- a CDS encoding cytochrome c — protein MIKVLTAALVGTIIGIVVMVAVIAISGTDTSGASSVGLGDLSLSTAASTVGSTQTSVPPASSGGGQSGGSSGGAPDGNATAGQALFTQRTCSSCHSAQSGTGSPNPAAPNLADLSASGSLTEDVILTQIQNGGAGMPPGLATGQDAKDLAAYILSLSK, from the coding sequence ATGATCAAGGTTCTCACTGCAGCGCTTGTCGGCACCATCATCGGCATCGTCGTCATGGTTGCCGTCATCGCCATCTCCGGGACGGACACGAGCGGCGCCTCGAGCGTCGGGCTCGGCGATCTCAGCCTGTCGACGGCGGCCTCGACCGTCGGGTCGACGCAGACCAGCGTGCCGCCCGCGTCCAGCGGCGGCGGCCAGAGCGGCGGCTCCTCGGGCGGCGCCCCCGACGGCAATGCCACCGCAGGGCAGGCCCTGTTCACCCAGCGCACGTGCTCCAGCTGCCACTCTGCGCAGTCGGGGACGGGGTCGCCGAATCCGGCCGCCCCGAACCTCGCCGACCTCAGCGCGTCGGGCAGCCTGACCGAGGATGTGATCCTCACGCAGATCCAGAACGGCGGCGCCGGCATGCCGCCCGGGCTCGCGACCGGCCAGGATGCCAAGGACCTGGCCGCGTACATCCTCAGCCTGAGCAAGTAG
- the thpR gene encoding RNA 2',3'-cyclic phosphodiesterase, giving the protein MAVTPPEAVRAQLHAYATSLAHPSLRVVPAETLHVTVLFLGSVGLDAIDELAGLLAGVAAREPPLALTVRHAAPGPPRRPSMLWGEVTGGEPLLRLSLAMHAVSARLAPHLARPLRDPHVTLARGRRPLRGVERAAIGLDPDVFQVGEARLIRSRLSPRGARYETVAALPLDVTER; this is encoded by the coding sequence GTGGCGGTGACACCGCCCGAGGCGGTGCGCGCCCAGCTCCACGCGTACGCCACCTCGCTCGCGCACCCGTCGCTTCGGGTGGTCCCCGCCGAGACCCTGCACGTGACGGTGCTCTTCCTCGGCAGCGTCGGCCTCGATGCGATCGACGAGCTGGCCGGCCTGCTCGCCGGCGTCGCCGCCCGCGAGCCGCCGTTGGCGCTGACCGTGCGGCACGCGGCGCCCGGCCCGCCGCGGCGCCCCTCGATGCTGTGGGGCGAGGTCACCGGCGGGGAGCCGCTGCTCCGGCTGTCGCTGGCGATGCACGCGGTGTCGGCGCGGCTCGCGCCCCACCTTGCGAGGCCGCTGCGCGACCCGCACGTCACGCTGGCGCGCGGCCGGCGGCCGCTCCGCGGCGTCGAGCGAGCAGCGATCGGGCTCGACCCGGACGTGTTCCAGGTCGGCGAGGCGCGCCTCATCCGCTCACGGCTGTCCCCACGCGGCGCGCGCTACGAGACCGTGGCAGCGCTCCCGCTCGACGTCACCGAGCGATGA
- the corA gene encoding magnesium/cobalt transporter CorA has product MAFTTCVYRDGARSHDRLAFDRVSDVLREDGSLVWVDVDGPTLEEAAQLGEEFGLHPLALEDALSTHQRPKLERYEGYVFVVAYAAEMGDDGRAAMHEVSMFVSRRYVVTIRHGGRFMMDTVRERVDRSPSLVRGGASHIAYAVLDAIIDGYFPIVESYEERIERAEDALIGEGSANPSGSLGDAFQIKRDLLGFRRAVAPLRDVLSRVVHIDQTVLGEDLDAEFRDLYDHVLRVYDELDTQRDLLTSILEAHLSVVSNRLNQVVLRLSSWAGIVLVPTLIAGIYGMNFRSMPELHWRLGYPYALGLMAVSSAVLWWRFRRAGWL; this is encoded by the coding sequence GTGGCGTTCACCACCTGCGTCTACCGGGACGGTGCGCGGTCGCACGACCGGCTGGCGTTCGACCGCGTATCCGACGTGCTCAGGGAGGACGGCTCCCTCGTGTGGGTCGACGTGGACGGGCCGACGCTGGAGGAGGCGGCACAACTGGGCGAGGAGTTCGGGCTGCACCCGCTCGCGCTCGAGGACGCGCTGTCGACGCACCAGCGGCCGAAGCTCGAGCGGTACGAGGGCTACGTCTTCGTGGTCGCGTATGCGGCCGAGATGGGTGACGATGGCCGAGCGGCGATGCACGAGGTGTCGATGTTCGTGTCGCGCCGGTACGTCGTGACGATCCGTCACGGCGGACGGTTCATGATGGACACGGTGCGCGAGCGGGTCGACCGCAGCCCCTCGCTGGTGCGCGGCGGCGCGTCGCACATCGCCTACGCCGTGCTGGACGCGATCATCGACGGCTACTTTCCGATCGTCGAGTCCTACGAGGAGCGGATCGAGCGGGCCGAGGACGCGCTGATCGGCGAGGGGTCAGCCAACCCGAGCGGGTCGCTGGGGGACGCGTTTCAGATCAAGCGCGACCTGCTCGGCTTTCGGCGGGCCGTCGCTCCGCTGCGCGACGTGCTCAGCCGGGTCGTCCACATCGACCAGACCGTGCTGGGGGAGGATCTCGATGCCGAGTTCCGCGATCTGTACGACCACGTGCTGCGCGTCTACGACGAGCTGGACACGCAGCGCGACCTGCTGACGAGCATCCTGGAAGCCCACCTCTCGGTCGTGTCGAACCGTCTCAACCAGGTCGTGCTCCGGCTCAGCTCGTGGGCCGGGATCGTGCTGGTGCCAACGCTGATCGCCGGGATCTACGGCATGAACTTCCGCTCGATGCCGGAGCTGCACTGGCGGCTCGGGTACCCGTACGCGCTGGGGCTGATGGCGGTCAGCTCGGCCGTCCTCTGGTGGCGGTTCCGCCGTGCCGGCTGGCTGTGA
- a CDS encoding class I SAM-dependent methyltransferase, which translates to MSESRFDRTADRYAKAAAAKDWSRLVDLCRPSASDSALDVGAGPGLFSAALAPHVARAVALDPSAALLEHAPDSVERAIGTGEDIPFPEASFDLVTVVNTLHHVDDMHATLAEMVRVLTPDGRIVVQDYLADDDPAAAARWETVERLRDPDHRRLPRRGEVAAALAPHGLAVDEEREWRSAWELEPWLEMAGTPDDARVRVRELVGAPRFETAAWMARFAPA; encoded by the coding sequence TTGTCCGAGAGCAGGTTCGACAGGACGGCTGACCGGTATGCGAAGGCGGCCGCGGCAAAGGACTGGTCGCGGCTGGTCGATCTGTGCCGGCCGAGCGCGTCCGACAGCGCGCTGGACGTCGGCGCGGGCCCGGGCCTGTTTTCGGCGGCGCTCGCCCCGCACGTTGCGAGAGCGGTCGCGCTGGATCCGTCCGCCGCGCTGCTCGAGCACGCGCCGGACAGCGTGGAGCGGGCCATCGGCACCGGGGAGGACATCCCCTTCCCGGAAGCGTCGTTCGACCTCGTGACGGTCGTCAACACCCTCCACCACGTGGACGACATGCACGCGACGCTCGCCGAGATGGTTCGCGTGCTCACACCGGACGGCCGGATCGTCGTGCAGGACTACCTGGCCGACGACGACCCGGCGGCCGCCGCGCGGTGGGAGACGGTGGAGCGGCTGCGCGACCCCGACCACCGGCGGCTGCCGCGGCGCGGCGAGGTGGCGGCGGCGCTCGCCCCGCACGGCCTCGCGGTGGACGAGGAGCGGGAATGGCGGTCGGCCTGGGAGCTCGAGCCGTGGCTCGAGATGGCAGGCACACCGGACGACGCGCGCGTGCGCGTCCGCGAGCTCGTGGGGGCCCCGCGGTTCGAGACGGCCGCCTGGATGGCGAGGTTCGCGCCGGCCTGA
- a CDS encoding HDIG domain-containing protein — translation MLGPIRERAPLPGAWLVGGSVRDLLLGRPVIDIDLVVDGDPGEAARWLARRSGGSPFPLSERHGAWRVVAGPDTVDVTACRGTIEDDLALRDFTVNAVAMALDGGAVVDPHGGRGDLERGVVRVVSERAFADDPLRLLRLPRIAHEIGFAIDPDTERLARRQAPLADAPSGERIYMEMRRMLCGPRPAEALRLAERVGVLDVVLPEAVPLRGCLQSAHHQLDVWEHTLHVIEAVADVAAHPVHYLPRHAPVVEEELGRTVGDDLTAEQALRFAALFHDIRKPQTRGERGGRVSFVGHDREGADAAERVLSRWKAANSVIRFCRIMVAQHLVLGFAIPERPLDRRRAYRYLRATEPWPRSSVVLSLGDRLATRGPSSRLRHLRRHAETADELLGLIGSLEDDGAAPLLRGDEIAEAAGAAGPEISRLVGLLAEEQAAGGVSTREEAIAFVREQVRQDG, via the coding sequence TTGCTCGGGCCGATCCGCGAGCGCGCGCCGCTCCCCGGTGCGTGGCTGGTGGGCGGCTCCGTCCGCGACCTCCTGCTCGGCCGGCCGGTGATCGACATCGACCTGGTCGTCGACGGCGATCCGGGGGAGGCCGCCCGGTGGCTGGCCCGGCGCAGCGGCGGCTCGCCGTTCCCGCTGTCGGAGCGACACGGCGCATGGCGGGTGGTTGCCGGCCCGGACACGGTCGACGTGACGGCCTGCCGCGGAACGATCGAGGACGATCTCGCGCTGCGCGACTTCACGGTCAACGCGGTCGCAATGGCACTGGACGGCGGCGCGGTGGTCGACCCGCACGGCGGGCGCGGCGACCTCGAACGAGGCGTCGTCCGCGTCGTCTCCGAGCGGGCGTTCGCGGACGACCCGCTGCGGCTGCTGCGCTTGCCGCGCATCGCGCACGAGATCGGCTTTGCGATCGACCCGGACACCGAGCGGCTGGCGCGACGGCAGGCGCCGCTCGCGGACGCGCCGTCGGGCGAGCGGATCTACATGGAGATGCGGCGGATGCTCTGCGGCCCGCGTCCGGCCGAGGCGCTGCGCCTGGCCGAACGGGTCGGCGTGCTCGACGTCGTGCTGCCGGAGGCGGTGCCGCTGCGCGGCTGCCTTCAGAGCGCCCACCACCAGCTGGACGTGTGGGAGCACACCCTCCACGTGATCGAGGCGGTCGCCGACGTCGCGGCGCACCCGGTGCACTACCTCCCGCGCCACGCGCCGGTGGTGGAGGAGGAGCTGGGGCGGACCGTCGGCGACGACCTCACGGCCGAGCAGGCGCTTCGGTTCGCGGCGCTCTTCCACGACATCCGCAAGCCGCAGACGCGCGGGGAGCGGGGCGGGCGCGTCAGCTTCGTCGGCCACGACCGCGAGGGGGCGGACGCCGCCGAGCGGGTGCTGTCGCGGTGGAAGGCGGCGAACTCGGTGATCCGGTTCTGCCGCATCATGGTGGCGCAGCACCTGGTGCTCGGCTTCGCGATCCCCGAGCGGCCGCTCGACCGGCGGCGCGCATACCGCTACCTGCGCGCGACCGAGCCCTGGCCGCGCTCGAGCGTGGTGCTGTCGCTGGGCGACCGGCTCGCCACGCGCGGCCCGTCCTCGCGGCTGCGCCACCTGCGCCGCCATGCGGAGACGGCGGACGAGCTGCTCGGGCTGATCGGATCGCTCGAAGACGACGGTGCTGCACCGCTCCTGCGGGGCGACGAGATCGCCGAAGCGGCCGGTGCGGCGGGGCCCGAGATCAGCCGGCTGGTCGGGCTGCTCGCGGAGGAGCAGGCGGCCGGCGGCGTGTCCACACGGGAGGAGGCGATCGCGTTTGTCCGAGAGCAGGTTCGACAGGACGGCTGA
- the alr gene encoding alanine racemase, which translates to MVARAQRPARATVTVDLAAVAANVAQLRDVVQPAEVWAVVKADGYGHGASAVGGAALAAGAAKLCVATCEEARAVRTALPEAPVLVMSPLAPGEEGEVEGVEIAVSSVEGFARVRAASREPLVVHVKADTGMGRWGMSEEEALRVADEVLASEHLRLGGLMSHLAAADTDPEHTRRQLERFEQLSQRFPPCPRHVANSAGALAFPEARFDAVRSGIAVYGLSPFGDAPDAHGLVPALRLESYVAQLKRLAAGESAGYGRRFVADRPTWIGLAPAGYADGVPRLLSGRMDVLVRGTRRRVAATVSMDQLTFVIGDECDVELGDAVVLIGDDGGERIGAEEWAALCGTISYEVVCDIAPRRRRVEHVIVDG; encoded by the coding sequence GTGGTAGCGCGGGCGCAGCGGCCGGCCCGCGCCACCGTCACGGTCGACCTGGCCGCGGTTGCCGCGAACGTCGCACAGCTGCGTGACGTCGTCCAGCCGGCCGAAGTATGGGCGGTCGTCAAGGCCGACGGGTACGGGCACGGCGCAAGCGCGGTCGGCGGCGCCGCCCTGGCGGCCGGAGCGGCGAAGCTCTGTGTCGCGACGTGCGAGGAGGCGCGCGCGGTGCGGACGGCGCTGCCCGAGGCCCCGGTGCTGGTGATGTCGCCGCTCGCCCCGGGCGAGGAGGGCGAGGTCGAGGGCGTCGAGATCGCCGTCAGCTCGGTCGAGGGCTTCGCGCGCGTCCGCGCCGCCTCGCGCGAGCCGCTGGTCGTGCACGTCAAGGCGGACACCGGGATGGGGCGCTGGGGCATGAGCGAGGAGGAGGCGCTGCGGGTCGCGGACGAGGTGCTTGCCTCCGAGCATCTGCGGCTCGGCGGCCTCATGAGCCATCTCGCCGCGGCGGACACGGACCCCGAGCACACCAGGCGCCAGCTGGAGCGCTTCGAGCAGCTCTCGCAGCGCTTTCCGCCGTGCCCGCGGCACGTCGCCAACAGCGCGGGCGCGCTGGCATTCCCCGAGGCGCGGTTCGACGCCGTCCGCTCCGGCATCGCGGTCTACGGGCTGTCGCCCTTCGGCGACGCGCCCGACGCGCACGGGCTGGTGCCGGCGCTGCGGCTCGAGAGCTACGTGGCGCAGCTGAAGCGCCTGGCCGCGGGCGAGAGCGCGGGCTACGGGCGCCGGTTCGTCGCTGACCGTCCGACCTGGATCGGCCTGGCGCCCGCCGGCTATGCGGACGGCGTGCCGCGGCTGCTGTCCGGTCGGATGGACGTCCTCGTCCGCGGCACCCGGCGTCGCGTGGCGGCGACGGTGAGCATGGACCAGCTCACCTTCGTGATCGGCGACGAATGCGATGTCGAGCTGGGCGACGCCGTCGTGCTGATCGGCGACGACGGCGGGGAGCGCATCGGCGCGGAGGAGTGGGCGGCGCTGTGCGGGACCATCAGCTACGAGGTCGTGTGCGACATCGCGCCACGCAGGCGGCGGGTTGAGCATGTCATCGTCGACGGCTGA
- a CDS encoding CBS domain-containing protein, whose translation MTAIADLKVAARMRVGGPTVAPDDDLRTLAAVLSDHNLSSVPVVEGGTLVGVVGEADLVFQAVEDEIDMPHTLPILGGVIFLERMDEWRERFRKAFGTTVRDLMEPEPVTISPDDTLHEAAQRMVDHNVNRLPVVDPSGAVAGVISRADVVRALAEEW comes from the coding sequence GTGACCGCGATAGCCGATCTCAAGGTCGCGGCGCGCATGCGCGTCGGTGGGCCGACGGTCGCTCCGGACGACGACCTGCGCACGCTGGCGGCGGTGCTCTCCGACCACAACCTCTCGAGCGTGCCGGTGGTCGAGGGCGGCACGCTGGTCGGCGTCGTCGGCGAGGCCGACCTGGTGTTCCAGGCCGTCGAGGACGAGATCGACATGCCGCACACGCTGCCCATCCTGGGTGGCGTCATCTTCCTCGAGCGGATGGACGAGTGGCGGGAGCGGTTCCGCAAGGCGTTCGGCACCACGGTCCGCGACCTGATGGAGCCAGAGCCGGTGACGATCTCGCCGGACGACACGCTGCACGAGGCGGCCCAGCGGATGGTCGACCACAACGTCAACCGGCTGCCGGTGGTCGATCCGTCCGGCGCGGTGGCGGGGGTGATCTCGCGGGCGGACGTCGTGCGCGCGCTCGCGGAGGAGTGGTAG